The window CAGGCTTGTTGTCGATCACCACGACCTGCCCGAGCGCATTCTTCAAACCCGGCTGCAGTTGCCGCGCGACAATGTCGACGCTCCCGCCGGGAGGAAACGGCAGCACCAGCGTGATCGGCCGGCCGTTGCCGGCCCCTGCCTCGCCAACGCCTGAGACGGGGCCCGCCAGGGTCGGCGGCAGGAACGGCAGCGTACCCAGCGGCAGCGATTTGAGCAGCAGGCGGCGCACCTGCCGGCGGTCGTGACTGGACATCGGTGACTCGTGCTAGGAGCGGACGGCGGAGCCGGCGCGAAAAAGCAGGGGCGGCATCACTGCCGCCCCATGTCTCGCCCGAGAATACCACGACTTGCGGGCCACCGGCGCTGAATGCGGCACTTTTGGTGCCCTGGCCGGCCGGAAGAAGCTCAGGCTTCGGCCTTCTGCTCGCTTTCCGGCGCCTCGGGGGGCTCGGCGTCCGCCTCGGCGAAGTCCAGCTTGATGTGTTCTTCGTCGTCGAGGTCCACCATCACCTTGCCGCCGCTCACCAGCTTGCCGAACAGTAATTCGTCGGCCAGCGCCTTGCGGATCATGTCCTGGATCAGGCGCTGCATCGGGCGCGCGCCCATCAGGGGGTCGAAGCCCTTCCTGGCCAGGAACTTGCGCAGCCTGTCGCTGAAGGCGGCGTCCACCTTCTTCTCGTGGAGCTGCTCCTCGAGCTGCATCAGGAACTTGTCCACGACGCGCAGGATGATCTCCTCGTCCAGCGCACGGAAGCTGATGGTGGCATCCAGGCGGTTGCGGAACTCCGGCGTGAACATGCGCTTGATATCTGCCATCTCGTCACCGCGCTCGCGCGTGTTGGTGAAACCGATGGTGGCGCGGTTCATGGTCTCGGCGCCCGCATTGGTGGTCATGATGATGATCACGTTGCGGAAGTCCGCGCGACGGCCGTTGTTGTCCGTCAGCGAGCCATGGTCCATCACCTGCAGCAGGATGTTGAAGATGTCCGGATGCGCCTTCTCGATCTCATCCAGCAGCAGCACGCAGTGCGGCTTCTTGGTGACAGCCTCGGTCAGCAGGCCACCCTGGTCGAAGCCGACGTAGCCCGGAGGCGCGCCGATCAGGCGGCTGACCGCGTGGCGCTCCATGTACTCCGACATGTCGAAGCGGATCAGCTCGATGCCCATGATGAAGGCAAGCTGCTTGGCCACCTCGGTCTTGCCCACGCCGGTCGGGCCGGAGAACAGGAAGGAGCCGATCGGCTTGTCGGTCTTGCCGAGTCCGGCGCGCGACATCTTGATCGCCGAAGCGAGCGCCTCGATGGCCGGATCCTGTCCGAACACCACCGACTTCAGGTCGCGGTCCAGGGTCTGCAGCTTGCTGCGATCGTCCTGGTTGACGCTCTGCGGCGGGATGCGGGCGATGCGCGAGACGATATCCTCGATCTCGCTCTTGCCGATGGTCTTCTTCTGCTTGGACTTGGGCAGGATGCGCTGGGCGGCGCCTGCTTCGTCGATCACATCGATCGCCTTGTCAGGCAGGTGGCGGTCGGTGATGAAGCGCGCCGACAGTTCGGCCGCCGCGGTCAGCGCCGCTGCCGCGTACTTGACACCGTGGTGCTCCTCGAAGCGTGACTTGAGGCCGCGCAGGATCTGCACGGTCTGGTCGATCGAAGGCTCGACCACATCGATCTTCTGGAAGCGCCGCGACAGCGCCGCGTCCTTCTCGAAGATGCCGCGGTATTCGGTGAAGGTGGTCGCGCCGATGCACTTGAGCTGGCCCGAGGACAGCGCCGGCTTCAGCAGGTTGCTGGCATCCAGCGTGCCGCCCGAAGCGGCGCCGGCACCGATCAGCGTATGGATCTCGTCGATGAAGAGGATCGCATTCGGATTGTCTTTCAGCGACTTCAGCACCCCCTTCAGGCGTTGCTCGAAATCGCCGCGGTACTTGGTCCCGGCGAGCAGCGCGCCCATGTCCAGCGAGTAGACGACCGCGCGCTCGAGGATGTCGGGCACCTCGTTCTTGGTGATGCGCCAGGCCAGGCCCTCGGCGATGGCGGTCTTGCCGACGCCGGCCTCGCCGACCAGCAGCGGATTGTTCTTGCGTCGGCGGCACAGCACCTGGACGACGCGCTCGACCTCGGCCTCGCGACCGATCAGCGGGTCGATCTTGCCGGCCTTGGCCAGCGCGTTCAGGTTCTGCGTGTACTGCTCCAGCGGGCTTTCCTTGCCGTCGCCGCCCTCGCCCTCGGCATTGCCCTCGCCCTGCTTGGCGGGCTCGGCCTGGTCCTTGCGGATGCCGTGGCTGATGAAATTGACGACGTCCAGCCGGGTCACGCCCTGCTGCTGCAGGTAGTAGACGGCATGGGAGTCCTTCTCGCCGAAGATGGCTACCAGCACGTTGGCGCCGGTGACCTCCTTCTTGCCGTTCGAGGTCGACTGCACATGCATGATGGCGCGCTGGATCACGCGCTGGAAGCCCAGCGTCGGCTGGGTGTCGACCTCGTCGGTGCCTGGCACTACCGGCGTGTTGTCGGCGATGAAGTTCTTCAGACTGGTGCGCAGATCCTCGATATTGGCCGCGCAGGCGCGCAAGACTTCGGCTGCGGTGGGGTTGTCAAGCAACGCCAGCAGCAGATGCTCCACGGTGATGAACTCGTGGCGTGCCTGCCTGGCCTCGACAAACGCCATATGCAGGCTGACTTCCAATTCTTGCGCAATCATGCTTCCTCCATCACACACTGCAGGGGGTGGCCCGCCTGCCGCGCGTGGGTTGACACCAGCTCGACCTTCGTCGCCGCGATATCCCTGGTATAGATACCGCAGACGCCTTTCCCTTCCCGATGCACCGTGAGCATGATCTGCGTCGCCGTTTCTCGGTCCCTGCTGAAATATTGTTGCAGGATCATGACGACAAACTCCATCGGAGTGTAGTCGTCGTTCAGAAGCACCACCTTGTACATGGCGGGCGGTTTGAGCGCCTGCTCTTTCCGCTCCAGTACAGTGTCCGCTCCGCGTTGTGGGACATTCGCCAGCCTCGTAGCCATGGCTTTATTCTAACCCTTACTCACAACTCTGCAATTTGGGGAGAAGCACCGGGATTCAAGGGCCGCCCGGACAAAAGGCAGCCGGCCACACACCGCCTGCCGCGACCGGCACGCCCCGGGGCCGCCGCGCAGGCGCGACGCCGTTCCATTCCTGCCACACCCGCTCAGGAGTGGGGATTCTGCCAGCTTGACAGTGCGAAACTTTGACCGAAGAATCAAAAGTGCATCCTTGTCTGGTTCAACGAGCCAAACGATCCATCCGGACGAGGAGCTTGGTGGGCAGGGAGGCCCATCGACCCCGATCCCTCGGGAACGACCGTCACGCTTCACGCAAGGTCCGAGCCGTCGCCACCGGCCGCGCCCGTCCCGGGCCGCTGCCTTGGCCGGAGCGGGCGTGCGGGCGCCGTGCGGCCGCTCAACAGGCTTCCCCGCTTGATATCTGTTTCTTTGTTGGGGGAGTTTATGGCAAGCGGTATCGTCAAATGGTTCAACGACGCCAAGGGTTTCGGGTTCATCAAGCCCGACGATGGTGAAGAAGAGCTGTTTGCGCATTTCTCGGCGATCCAGATGAATGGCTTCAAGACCCTGAAGGAAGGCCAGCGCGTCTCCTTCGAGATCGTGCAAGGCCCCAAGGGCAAGCAGGCCACCAACATCCAGGACGCGTCCTGAGGGCGCCGGCCGTACCCGCCCGACAGAGCGCGAGACGGCCCAAGGAAATGCGGTACCCCCGGAACGGGAAACGCCGGGAGGCGACAGGCAGGCCCGCACCGCGATACGCGGCCGGCAGCCCCGACCTCCCAGCGAACATCGGCGGTACGCTGCCGCATCCGACAAGAAAGCCCGGCCCGAGCGGCCGGCTTTTTTATTTGCCGGATCTGGCCCGGCAGGGGCCGCAGCGGTACTGCGGCCAGCCCTGTCCCCCTCACATATTGTCGATCATCACCTGGCCGAAGCCCGAGCACGACACCTGCGTCGCTCCTTCCAGCAGCCGGGCGAAGTCGTAGGTGACGCGCTTCGACAGGATGGACTTCTCCATCGAGCGGATGATCAGGTCGGCGGCTTCGGTCCAGCCCATGTGACGCAGCATCATTTCGGCCGACAGGATCTCCGAGCCCGGGTTCACGTAGTCCTTGCCGGCATACTTCGGCGCGGTACCGTGCGTGGCCTCGAACATGGCCACCGAGTCCGACAGGTTGGCACCCGGAGCGATGCCGATGCCGCCCACCTGGGCCGCCAGCGCGTCGGAGATATAGTCGCCGTTCAGGTTCAGCGTCGCGATCACCGAGTACTCGGCCGGACGCAGCAGGATCTGCTGCAGGAAGGCATCGGCGATGGCGTCCTTGATGACGATGTCGCGGCCGGTCTTCGGGTTCTTGAACTTGCACCACGGGCCGCCGTCGACCAGCTGGGCGCCGAACTCCTGCTGGGCCAGTTCATAGCCCCAGTCGCGGAAGGCACCCTCGGTGTACTTCATGATGTTGCCCTTGTGCACCAGCGTCACCGACGGCTTGTCGTTGTCGATGGCGTACTGGATCGCCTTGCGCACCAGGCGCTGCGTGCCCTGCTTCGAGACCGGCTTGATGCCGATGCCGGAAGTATCGGGGAAACGGATCTTCCTGACCCCCATCTCGTTCTGCAGGAAGGCGATCACCTTGCGCGCCTGCTCGCTCCCGGCTTCCCATTCGATGCCGGCATAAATATCCTCCGAGTTCTCGCGGAAGATCACCATGTCGGTCTTCTCGGGCTCGCGCACCGGCGACGGCACTCCCTTGAAATAGCGCACCGGGCGCAGGCAGACATAGAGATCGAGCTGCTGGCGCAGCGCCACGTTCAGCGAGCGGATGCCGCCGCCGACCGGGGTGGTCAGCGGCCCCTTGATCGACACCACGTATTCCTTCAGGACATCGAGGGTTTCGTCGGGCAGCCACACATCGGGACCGTAGACCTTGGTGGACTTCTCGCCTGCGTAGATCTCCATCCAGGAAATCTTGCGCTGGCCGCCGTAGGCCTTGGCTACCGCGGCGTCCACCACCTTGAGCATCACCGGCGTGATGTCGAAGCCCGTGCCATCCCCCTCGATGAAGGGAATGATGGGATTGTCCGGTACGTTCAGCGAAAAGTCCTGGTTGACCGTGATCTTTTCGCCAGCCGGAACTTTGATGTGTTGATACATGACGTCTCCAGTGCGGAACGGGGTTGTAACGGCCGCCGTCGCTTGCGTGAGCGGACAGCGAGATAGGGACACAGCAGGAGATTGTAGCGGGCGAACGTGTCTTGCATCCGCCACATCGCCGTGCCCCGATCGGTGATCGCGCCGAAAGTCTTATATAAGACATAAGACTATATTTAAATTATGCAGCAATTTCCCGGCAGCCGCCATGGCCCGCCGACAGTGTCCGCGTGCATCGAGCCTCGGGCATACTTCGGCCCCATGACCTTGCTCGCCCTCAACAAGCCGTACAACACCATGAGCCAGTTCTCGCCGCACCCGACGCGGCCGACGCTGGCCGAATGCGTGGCCGTGCCCGGCGTCTACCCGGCCGGCCGGCTCGACGCCGACAGCGAAGGCCTGCTGCTGCTGACCGACGACGGTGCCTTGCAGGCCCGCATCGCCGACCCGCAGCACAAGCTCGTCAAGACCTATCTGGCGCAAGTGGAAGGCGTGCCCGACGAGGCCGCCCTGCAAGCACTGCGCGCAGGCCTCGACCTCGGCGACTTCCGCACGCTGCCGGCGCAGGCGCGCCTGGTGGATACGCCAGACACCCTGTGGCCGCGCGATCCGCCCATCCGCTACCGCGCCGCCATCCCCACCACCTGGGTAGAACTGCGTATCCGCGAAGGCAAGAACCGCCAGGTGCGACGGATGACCGCAGCCGTCGGACACCCGACGCTGCGCCTGGTACGCACGGCGATCGGTGGCCTCGACCTGTTCACGCTCGGGCTGATGCCTGGCGAATGGCGGGAAATCACACCGGCTCTGCTCGGCCTGTCCGGCCCCGCCAGCCCCGGGCGACAGGCTCGCGCGCCGGTGGTGAGGCGCAAGGGTTACAAACGCTAACAAATGCCGGAAAGATTCCTGTCTCTCTCGCGTCAACCGATCGCGTGGTGGCCCCGTTGTTGATCGTGACACGTCCAATTACGCGTCATCACTTCCGAATGCGTTCAAATTTCGAGGGAATCGCAATGAACAAACTGATCGCTGCTGCTCTGGTTTCCGGCCTGTTCGCCACCGGTGCATTCGCCCAAGCTTCGGCTCCGGCTGCTGCTGACGCTGCAGCGCCCGCTGCCAAGGCTGAAGCGAAGCCCGCCAAGAAGAAGCACAGCAAGAAGAAGCACGCCAAGAAGGCCGCTTCGAAGGCAGAAGCCGCTCCCGCCTCCGCTCCGGCAGAAGGCGCTTCGAAGTAAGACTTCGGAAGTCGCTTCGCACCGCCTCGGCGGTGCGTGCAAAGGCAGGCAGTCCCTCGGACGGCCTGCCTTTTTTCATGCGCGTGCCGCGCGGCACGCAAGCCTGTGTCCGGGTTATCCTTGCGCCTGGCCTTTCCCTTCCCCTAACGCAGTAACGCTGACCCCACGCCTACGCCATGTCTCCCGCGTCCAAGATCCTGCTTCAACTTGCCGCCTTGACCGCCACCACGCTCGCCTTCGCACAAGGCGCAGCCGCGCAGGCGCAGACCGGCCTGCCGGAGATCCAGCTGACCGCCGGCATGTACGCGATCCAGACCGAAGTGGCTGCCACACCGGAGTCGCGCGAGATCGGCTTGATGTACCGCAAGACCATGCCGGCGAGCCACGGCATGCTGTTCGTCTTCGAGCAGAAGGCCGGCAACTGCTTCTGGATGAAGAACACCGACCTGCCGCTGTCGATCGCCTTCCTGGCCGATGACGGCACCATCGTCAATATCGAGGACATGGCGCCGCAGACCGAGGACAACCACTGTCCGCGTGCGGCGGTGCGCTACGCGCTGGAGATGAACCAGGGCTGGTTCAAGCAGAAGGGAATCAAGGCCGGCGCGCGCATCGGCGGCCTGCCGAGGGCGCCGCAGATGCGCTGAGGCGCCCGGACGGGCGCCGCCGCTCAGTCGCGGAAGTTGTTGAAGTCGAGCGGCGCCTCGGAAACGTCCTTGCGCAGCAAGGCGATGACGCTCTGCAGGTCGTCGCGCTTGGTGCCCGACACGCGCACGGCGTCACCCTGGATGCTGGCCTGGACCTTGATCTTGCTGTCCTTGATCATGCGCACGATCTTCTTGGCCAGGTCGCCCGTCACTCCCTTCTTGATGGTGACGACCTGCTTGACCTTGTCGCCGCTGATCTTTTCAACCTTGCCGTAGTCGAGGAAGCGCACGTCCACGTTGCGCTTGGCCATCTTGTTGATCAGCACGTCCTTGACCTGGCCCAGCTTGAAATCGTCGTCGGCGAAAGCGGTCAGCTCACCTTCCTTCTGCTCGACGCGGGCGTCGGATCCCTTGAAGTCGAAGCGCGTCGAGATCTCCTTGTTGGCCTGCTCGACGGCATTCTTCACTTCGACCATATTGGCTTCGCACACTACGTCAAACGACGGCATTTCTTTCTCCTGATAAGCAATTGCCCCGGAAGCGCCGCGCCTGGCGCCAGCGCTTCCGTATAATCCTGCCAACTCCGCAGTCCAGGCCGGCCCTCGTCATTCGGCGGCCGCCTCATCAGATCCCGCATGGCAGATCTCCACGAATTTTATCCCCTGCGCCGCCACAATACATTCGGATTCGACGTCCGCGCGCGCTTCGCGGCACATGTGCGCAGTGAAGACGACCTGGTGGCGGCGCTCGCCGACCCGCGCGTGGCGGGGTTGCCGGTACTGGTGCTCGGCGGCGGCAGCAATGTGGTGCTGACCGCCGACCTGCAGGCGCTGGTACTGCTGATGGAAATCCCGGGATTTTCGGCCCGCGCCTCCGAAACGGCATGGCTGGTCACGGCCGGCGCCGGCGAGAACTGGCACGCGCTGGTGTGCCGCACCGTGACCGAGGGCATGCCGGGACTGGAAAACCTGGCGCTGATCCCTGGCACGGCGGGCGCCGCTCCCATCCAGAACATCGGGGCCTACGGCGTCGAGTTGCGCGAGCGCTTCGCCTCGCTGCGCGCCTACGACCGCGCCAGCGGCACCTTCGTCGAACTCGATGCGGCGCAATGCGCCTTCGGCTACCGCGACAGCCTGTTCAAGCAGGCAGGCAAGGATCGCTACATCATCACGGCGGTCACGCTGCGCCTGCCGCGGCCGTGGCAGGCGGTGCTCGGCTATGCCGAGCTGGCGCGCGAGCTGCACGACGAACCGGCCCCCGGCGCTGCCGCCATCCTCGACGCCGTGGTAGCCATCCGCTCCCGCAAGCTGCCCGACCCGACGCGCATCGGCAATGCGGGCAGCTTCTTCAAGAATCCGGTGGTCAGTGCCGCGCAAGGCGCGGCACTGCTCGCCGTCCATCCCGGAATGGCGCACTACACGCAGGCCGACGGCCGCATCAAGCTGGCGGCCGGCTGGCTGATCGACCAATGCGGTTTCAAGGGGGTGCGCGACGGCGCGGTCGGTGTCTACGAGAAGCAGGCGCTGGTCCTCGTGCATCATGGCGGCGGCAACGGCGCACAGCTGCTGGCGCTGTCCACCCGCATCGCCGACGCGGTGCAGGCGCGCTTCGGCGTGCGCATCGAGCCCGAGCCCGTCGTCCTGTAGGCCGGGCCACGGAGCCAGACCTGCGTCAAAGAGGGTCGTCGGAGAGAAACTCGCGGCGGATGTCCACCGAGCCGCGCTTGCCGACATCCTTGAAGTGGTTGGCCAGCCAGGCCTGCGCCGCCGTGCGGCCGCGCTCCTTCAGCATGACGAGGAAATTCCAGTGCGTGACCAGCTTGGTCGAGGAGGACAGATCGGCCAGCGCGTCATCGGCGCGGATGGAATGCATCAGCAGGTACTTGAGGCGATCGCGGTATTCCGGTCTCAGCCAGTCTTCGTCGAGCAGCTTCTGCACGAAGGCGATGGCGCGGAACTCGCGCAGCAGTGAGGCGTTGAAGGTGATCTCGTTGAGCCGCTCCATCACCTCCTGCGGCTGCGTGGGGACACCGGGGCGACGGATCGGATTGATATGGACGATCAGGATGTCGCGCGTGTCGGTCTGGTAGAACAGCGGGAACAGGGCCGGATTGCCCATGTAGCCACCATCCCAGTAGTGGCGACCCTCGATCTCGACGGCCGGGTACAGGTAGGGCAGGCAAGCCGAGGCCAGCAGCGCGTCCAGCGTGATGTCCTGCTTCTGGAAGACGCGCACATTGCCGCTGTTGACGTCAGTGGCTGCCACGAACAGCTTGGTGCCGGCGCAACAGCGCACGCGCTCGAAATCGACCTGGGCAGCGAGCAGGTCGCGCAGCGGGTTGTACTTGCCGCCCTGGGCCGAGGCATTCCACCAGCCGGCCCACATCTTCGTCCATTCCTGCAGCGGCCAGCCGCCATGGTGGTTGCCCGCCAGCCAGTCGGCCGTCTGCTGGCCGAAGGTGGAGAACGGCGAGCCCGTGCGGGAAACGCCGTACCAGAATTCATGCAATTTCTCGCGGGCGCGCTCGCGCCCGCCTTCAGCCATGCCATCCACCAACAGCACGGCGTTCATCGAGCCGGCGCTGGTGCCGCTGATGCCGTCGAAGTCCAGCCTGCCGTCTTCCAGCAGGGCGTCGAGCACGCCCCAGCCGAAGGCACCGTGGGCGCCGCCGCCCTGCAGGGCGAGGTTGATCATCTTAGGATCGCGCGACATGGCACTCCCTCCCGCTTGCCCGGCGGCCGGCGGCGCGGCAGGCGCTGCCGGCCCGGCGTGCTCAGCCGTAGTGGCAGACGTAGTCCAGCGTTTCCAGTACTTCGATGTCGAAGTTGCTGTTGCCGGGCACGCTGAACTGCTGGCCGGCGCCGTAGGTCTGCCATGCGTCCGACCCGGCTAGGCGGATGCGGCAGCTGCCGCCATTGATCTCCATGATCTCGGGCGCGGCGGTGCCGAAGTTCAGCTTGGCGGGAAAGATCACGCCGAGCGTCTTGCGGGTGCCGTCCGGGAACAGCACCGTATGGCTGACGCACTTGCCGTCGAAATAGAGATTCGCCTTCTTGACGACGGACACGTTGTCGAACTGGGTCATGCAATCACTCCTTGCTGCTGGCCGGTGGCCGGCGCCTGCCGGTTGCCGGCCGGGTTTTCGAATCCTGGCCCACCGTGTGAAAAGAGGGGCCGCGCGGCCCCTCCCCATTCACTTCATCGACTTCATCGACTCGCCCCGCAACCAGCCGCGCGTGCCGCGCCGCCGGCCTCCTTGCGCCTTCAATAGCGGCCGCAGAGCAGGTATTCCATCAGCGCCTTCTGCACGTGCAGGCGGTTCTCCGCCTCTTCCCAGACCACGCTCTTGGGTCCGTCGATCACCGCTGCCTCGACCTCCTCGCCGCGATGGGCCGGCAGGCAGTGCATGAACAGGGCGTCGGCATTGGCGCGGTCCATCATCGCGGTGGTCACCATCCACTGCTGGAAGGCACGCTTGCGGGTCTCGTTCTCGGCCTCGAAGCCCATGCTGGTCCACACGTCGGTGGTGACCAGGTCCGCGCCCTGGCAGGCCGCCAGCGGGTCGTCGAACACCTTGAGGTGGGGGGCCGCGGTGGCGGGCACCATGGCCGGATCGAGCTGGTAGCCCGGAGGCGCGGAGAAGTGGAACTGGAAGTCCAGCCGCTCGGCCGCCTGGATCCAGGTATAGGCCATGTTGTTGGCGTCGCCGATCCAGGCCACCGTCTTGCCCTGGATGCTGCCGCGCTTCTCGATATAGGTGAAGACGTCGGCCAGCACCTGGCAGGGATGGTATTCGTTGGTCAGGCCGTTGATGACCGGCACGCGCGAATGCGCCGCAAAGCGTTCGATGATGTCCTGGCCGAAGGTGCGGATCATGATGATGTCCACCATGCGGGAGATCACCTGTGCCGCATCCTCGATCGGCTCGCCCCGGCCCAGCTGCGAATCGCGCGTGTTGAGGAACACGGCATGGCCGCCGAGCTGGTGGATGCCGGCCTCGAAGGACAGCCGCGTGCGCGTCGAATTCTTTTCGAAGATCATGGCCAGCGTGCGGTCGTGCAACGGGTGCCATGTCTCGTAGTTCTTGAACTTCGCCTTGAGGATCCGCGCGCGGTCCAGCAGGTACTCGTACTCCTCGGGAGACAGGTCGCTGAACTGGAGGTAATGCTTGATCGGGGTTGAGCTCATAAAACAAAGAAGGCGGCTCGGTGATGACACGCTGCCACCGATGCCGGGTGGCGAGGCGCGTCGCGGAGCCGCCTTTCGCGTCGCTTGCGCAATTTAACTGCAAGAATCATAAGGGATTATTTACCCTTTGGCGAGCCCGGAGGGACCCCGATCCGGCACCCCGGCACCGCCGCAGCCTTATGCGCAGGTCTTATATAAGATATAATACCCGCTGATTCACGCGGGGCGCGGCAACCCCATGCCCCCGCCCGCCACAGGCATCAAAAGTGCCCCTGCAAGCACCGACGCCCCGCAGACCGACCGGCTGGAAGCGAACCAACGCTCGCCGGCCGCGTCAAACCCG of the Cupriavidus malaysiensis genome contains:
- the clpA gene encoding ATP-dependent Clp protease ATP-binding subunit ClpA, which gives rise to MIAQELEVSLHMAFVEARQARHEFITVEHLLLALLDNPTAAEVLRACAANIEDLRTSLKNFIADNTPVVPGTDEVDTQPTLGFQRVIQRAIMHVQSTSNGKKEVTGANVLVAIFGEKDSHAVYYLQQQGVTRLDVVNFISHGIRKDQAEPAKQGEGNAEGEGGDGKESPLEQYTQNLNALAKAGKIDPLIGREAEVERVVQVLCRRRKNNPLLVGEAGVGKTAIAEGLAWRITKNEVPDILERAVVYSLDMGALLAGTKYRGDFEQRLKGVLKSLKDNPNAILFIDEIHTLIGAGAASGGTLDASNLLKPALSSGQLKCIGATTFTEYRGIFEKDAALSRRFQKIDVVEPSIDQTVQILRGLKSRFEEHHGVKYAAAALTAAAELSARFITDRHLPDKAIDVIDEAGAAQRILPKSKQKKTIGKSEIEDIVSRIARIPPQSVNQDDRSKLQTLDRDLKSVVFGQDPAIEALASAIKMSRAGLGKTDKPIGSFLFSGPTGVGKTEVAKQLAFIMGIELIRFDMSEYMERHAVSRLIGAPPGYVGFDQGGLLTEAVTKKPHCVLLLDEIEKAHPDIFNILLQVMDHGSLTDNNGRRADFRNVIIIMTTNAGAETMNRATIGFTNTRERGDEMADIKRMFTPEFRNRLDATISFRALDEEIILRVVDKFLMQLEEQLHEKKVDAAFSDRLRKFLARKGFDPLMGARPMQRLIQDMIRKALADELLFGKLVSGGKVMVDLDDEEHIKLDFAEADAEPPEAPESEQKAEA
- the clpS gene encoding ATP-dependent Clp protease adapter ClpS; translation: MATRLANVPQRGADTVLERKEQALKPPAMYKVVLLNDDYTPMEFVVMILQQYFSRDRETATQIMLTVHREGKGVCGIYTRDIAATKVELVSTHARQAGHPLQCVMEEA
- a CDS encoding cold-shock protein, which gives rise to MASGIVKWFNDAKGFGFIKPDDGEEELFAHFSAIQMNGFKTLKEGQRVSFEIVQGPKGKQATNIQDAS
- the icd gene encoding NADP-dependent isocitrate dehydrogenase translates to MYQHIKVPAGEKITVNQDFSLNVPDNPIIPFIEGDGTGFDITPVMLKVVDAAVAKAYGGQRKISWMEIYAGEKSTKVYGPDVWLPDETLDVLKEYVVSIKGPLTTPVGGGIRSLNVALRQQLDLYVCLRPVRYFKGVPSPVREPEKTDMVIFRENSEDIYAGIEWEAGSEQARKVIAFLQNEMGVRKIRFPDTSGIGIKPVSKQGTQRLVRKAIQYAIDNDKPSVTLVHKGNIMKYTEGAFRDWGYELAQQEFGAQLVDGGPWCKFKNPKTGRDIVIKDAIADAFLQQILLRPAEYSVIATLNLNGDYISDALAAQVGGIGIAPGANLSDSVAMFEATHGTAPKYAGKDYVNPGSEILSAEMMLRHMGWTEAADLIIRSMEKSILSKRVTYDFARLLEGATQVSCSGFGQVMIDNM
- a CDS encoding pseudouridine synthase; amino-acid sequence: MTLLALNKPYNTMSQFSPHPTRPTLAECVAVPGVYPAGRLDADSEGLLLLTDDGALQARIADPQHKLVKTYLAQVEGVPDEAALQALRAGLDLGDFRTLPAQARLVDTPDTLWPRDPPIRYRAAIPTTWVELRIREGKNRQVRRMTAAVGHPTLRLVRTAIGGLDLFTLGLMPGEWREITPALLGLSGPASPGRQARAPVVRRKGYKR
- a CDS encoding DUF192 domain-containing protein, translating into MSPASKILLQLAALTATTLAFAQGAAAQAQTGLPEIQLTAGMYAIQTEVAATPESREIGLMYRKTMPASHGMLFVFEQKAGNCFWMKNTDLPLSIAFLADDGTIVNIEDMAPQTEDNHCPRAAVRYALEMNQGWFKQKGIKAGARIGGLPRAPQMR
- a CDS encoding YajQ family cyclic di-GMP-binding protein, whose translation is MPSFDVVCEANMVEVKNAVEQANKEISTRFDFKGSDARVEQKEGELTAFADDDFKLGQVKDVLINKMAKRNVDVRFLDYGKVEKISGDKVKQVVTIKKGVTGDLAKKIVRMIKDSKIKVQASIQGDAVRVSGTKRDDLQSVIALLRKDVSEAPLDFNNFRD
- the murB gene encoding UDP-N-acetylmuramate dehydrogenase, with product MADLHEFYPLRRHNTFGFDVRARFAAHVRSEDDLVAALADPRVAGLPVLVLGGGSNVVLTADLQALVLLMEIPGFSARASETAWLVTAGAGENWHALVCRTVTEGMPGLENLALIPGTAGAAPIQNIGAYGVELRERFASLRAYDRASGTFVELDAAQCAFGYRDSLFKQAGKDRYIITAVTLRLPRPWQAVLGYAELARELHDEPAPGAAAILDAVVAIRSRKLPDPTRIGNAGSFFKNPVVSAAQGAALLAVHPGMAHYTQADGRIKLAAGWLIDQCGFKGVRDGAVGVYEKQALVLVHHGGGNGAQLLALSTRIADAVQARFGVRIEPEPVVL
- a CDS encoding patatin-like phospholipase family protein translates to MSRDPKMINLALQGGGAHGAFGWGVLDALLEDGRLDFDGISGTSAGSMNAVLLVDGMAEGGRERAREKLHEFWYGVSRTGSPFSTFGQQTADWLAGNHHGGWPLQEWTKMWAGWWNASAQGGKYNPLRDLLAAQVDFERVRCCAGTKLFVAATDVNSGNVRVFQKQDITLDALLASACLPYLYPAVEIEGRHYWDGGYMGNPALFPLFYQTDTRDILIVHINPIRRPGVPTQPQEVMERLNEITFNASLLREFRAIAFVQKLLDEDWLRPEYRDRLKYLLMHSIRADDALADLSSSTKLVTHWNFLVMLKERGRTAAQAWLANHFKDVGKRGSVDIRREFLSDDPL
- a CDS encoding pyrimidine/purine nucleoside phosphorylase — protein: MTQFDNVSVVKKANLYFDGKCVSHTVLFPDGTRKTLGVIFPAKLNFGTAAPEIMEINGGSCRIRLAGSDAWQTYGAGQQFSVPGNSNFDIEVLETLDYVCHYG
- the argF gene encoding ornithine carbamoyltransferase — encoded protein: MSSTPIKHYLQFSDLSPEEYEYLLDRARILKAKFKNYETWHPLHDRTLAMIFEKNSTRTRLSFEAGIHQLGGHAVFLNTRDSQLGRGEPIEDAAQVISRMVDIIMIRTFGQDIIERFAAHSRVPVINGLTNEYHPCQVLADVFTYIEKRGSIQGKTVAWIGDANNMAYTWIQAAERLDFQFHFSAPPGYQLDPAMVPATAAPHLKVFDDPLAACQGADLVTTDVWTSMGFEAENETRKRAFQQWMVTTAMMDRANADALFMHCLPAHRGEEVEAAVIDGPKSVVWEEAENRLHVQKALMEYLLCGRY